The Streptomyces sp. NBC_01463 DNA window CCGAGCTTGCCCACGTCGTGCAGGATCCCGGCGAACCGCAGCACCTCGATGCGCTCCTGCGCCATGCCCAGCTCCTGGGCGATGAGCACGGAGGCGTGCCCCACCCGCTCGCTGTGCCCCCGCGTGTAGGTGTCCTTGATGTCGACGGCCTGCACCAGGGCCCTGATCGTGGCCCGGTGGGCGGCGTGCTCGCGGTGGTACTGGGCGAAGACCCAGCAGGAGATGTACATGGGCAGCAGGACGAAGAGCGCGGCCAGCGGCCCGTACGAGCTGTTCCACAGGATCGCCATCATCAGCCCTGCGAGGCCATGGACCAGGTGGGGGCCCAGCGAGCGCGGCAGTAGGCCGCTCCAGGCCCGGCGCAGGGGCAGCTGTTCGGCCGCGGCGAGGATCGACCCGTCCAGGGCGGTCAGGACGAGGCTGAAGGCCAGGGCGGCGGCGCAGGCGGGCAGCAGGGCGTACGGAAGGTCGGGCAGCCGGTCCGGGCCGGGGCCGCCGAGCGCGGCGGGGCCGCCGAGCAGCGTGTGGACGGACGAGGCGGCCCAGACGGTGACGGCCAGCTGTCCGGCGCGCCAGATCCGGCGGGCGGTGGCGGCCGGCCGGTCCACCCGGCCGGCCAGCGAGCCGGGGATCGCGACCAGCGCGGCGGCCGGGGGCGGCAGCAGGAAGGCGGCGGCGAGCAGCAGCGGGAAGAAGGATCCGGCGCTGACCGGCACGGAGCTGCCGAAGAAGGGGCAGCGGCCGGGGAGTTCGCAGGCGAGGTAGAGGCCGGCGAGCAGCCCGAGGGTGGTGAAGGGAGTGCCCGCGCCGGGACGCAGCGCGGGCAGGACGCACAGGGCGGCGCCCAGGGCGACGGTCGAGATGTGCGCCCGCGCCGCGCCGCGTGTGGCTCTCACCCGTTCGCCCGCCCCCCAGCATCGCCAATGGAGGCGCCAGGCTAGCGAGTTGGCTGTCCCGGACGGGGGGCGACGGCCGTGATTAGCACGTTCGGGTGATGCGTCATTCCTTGGCGGCGGCCGGCAGCTCGCTGTCGGAGACCGTGACGTCCTGGTCGGGCACCGCCTGCCCGGACCGGATCAGGTCGATCCGGCCCATCACCTTCGAGCGCAGGTCGGCCGGTACGTCGTCCTGACCGCAGCAGCGCTTGACCAGCTTCTTCACGGCCTGCTCCAGGCCGTACTTCTCCAGGCAGGGGGAGCACTCGCCGAAGTGCACCTCGAACTTGTTGCAGTCACTGTCGGGCATTTCCCGGTCCAGGAACTCGTAGAGGTGATCGAGGACCTCTGCGCACTCCGTCTCGTGCGGCTCTCCGCAGCTCATGAGCCCGAGCCTTTCCGATCGTCCGACTCACCGGCGCCCGCCGGGACGAGCCCGCGGTCACGGGCGTAGTCCTCCAGCATGCCGCGCAGTTGACGGCGGCCCCGGTGCAGTCGGGACATCACCGTACCGATGGGAGTCCCCATGATGTCCGCGATCTCCTTGTAGGCAAAGCCCTCGACATCGGCAAGATAGACCGCGATGCGGAACTCTTCGGGGATCGCCTGCAGCGCGGACTTCACATCGGAGTCGGGCAGGTGGTCGAGAGCCTGGGACTCGGCGGAGCGCAGACCGGTCGACATGTGCGACTCGGCACGGGCCAGCTGCCAGTCCTCGATCTCCTCGGCGGCACTGCGCTGGGGTTCGCGCTGCTTCTTGCGGTACGAGTTGATGAACGTGTTGGTGAGGATGCGGTACATCCACGCCTTGAGGTTGGTGCCCTCACGGAACTGATGGAAGGAGCCGTACGCCTTGGCGTACGTCTCCTGGACCAGGTCCTCGGCGTCCGCGGGGTTGCGCGTCATGCGCAGCGCGGCCGAGTACATCTGGTCGAGGAAACCGAGGGCATCGCGCTCGAAGCGCGCGTTGCGCTCGGCGGTCGTCTCCTGCGGGCGGCCGTCGTCGGTCCCTGTGTCGGTCCCAGTGACCGGACCCACCTCCTCCAACGCTGTGGCGGAGCCGAAACCGGACCCGCTCGAATCGGAGAATAGTCGACCTTGGTCCGACGCGGGCTGTCGATCCGATCCGCTCAGCTCCCGCTCGCGAGTGGTCTTGGCCGCATGCAGCACTGTCCACTCCAGGTCAGCGGCGTCTGTGCGACGCGGGCAGATGGTCGAACCCATGCGACGGACTCCCTCTCCACATACGACGTTGGTGTACCGACGTCCCGAACAACAGTGGTCCCCCGTCCGGCATTCCCGGGTCCGGAAGATGTACCGGATCAGCCGATTCCGGCCAGCCATCCGGTCACGGACGTGGTGAGGATCTCCATCGCCCGTTCCTCGGTCAGTCCCGACTTCTTCGGTACGGCGAAGCCGTGGTCCCCGTGCGGCACCTCGGCGATCCGGTACTCCCCCGGGGGGAACTCGGCGGGCCTGCCGAACGGGTCGTTGCCGCCCTGGACGACGAGGGTGGGCACGCCGGAGGCCAGGAGTTCGTCCTCGCGGGACTTCTCGGGGCGGCCCGGCGGGTGCAGCGGGAAGCTGAGCGCGAGGACCGCGCGGGCGCCGAGCCCGGTGGCGGTGCGGCAGGCGACCCGGGCCCCGGCGCTGCGGCCGCCGGCGACGACCGGGAGCCCGGCGGCCGTCAGTGCGGGCCACAGGCCTCGCCAGCCGGTGTCCAGGGTCTTCGGGGCGGGCGCGAGCTTCTTCCCGGCGACCCGCCAGGGCTGCTCCACCAGGGCGACGCTCACCCCGTGCGCGGGCAGCGCGGCGGCCAGGGCCTTCAGGTCGCGGGCCTCGATGCCGCCGCCGGCACCGTGACCTAGGGCGAGCAGGAGGCGGGGGGCCTTCGCGGGCACCCAGGTGATCCGGGCCGGGCCTGCGCCGGTCTCGACCGTCTCGGTGCGGGGTTCCTTCTCGGTGGCTTTCACACCCCCCATCCAACCAACCCGCGTTGGGCCGGGCGGGGTCCGGCGCGTGCCTAGAAGAGGGTGCTCACCTCGGGCGCGGCCAGCTCGTCCAGCAGCTCGGGGCCGTTGTTGCGGACGTTGCTGACGGCGGTGGCCACCGGGTAGGCGCGCATCAGACCGCCGGGCGGGGGCGTGAGCAGGCCCCGCAGCTCCGCCACGTCGGTACGGGAGGGGTCCAGCCAGTCGTCCCAGCGGTCCGGGGTCAGCATCAGCGGCATCCGGGGGTGGATGTCGGCGAGGGCGGCCGGGCCCTCGGCGGGGGCGACGGCCAGCGGGCTCGTCTCCGCCTCGGTGGTGATCACCGAGCAGGTCACCCACCAGGCCTGGGGGTGGTCGTCCGGCAGGGTCCGGTCGCGCCAGAACTCGTAGAGCCCGGCCATGGCGAAGACCGATCCGTCGGCGGGCGTCACGAAGTACGGCTGCTTGCGGGGCCGCTTCTTGCGCCCCTTCTCCTCCAGCTGCCGCTCCTCGGTGCCGGTCACCCACTCGTAATAGCCGTCGGCGGGCAGGATGCAGCGCCGGGAGACGAAGGGGCGGCGGAAGGACGGCTTCTCGTGGATCGTCTCGGCGCGGGCGTTGATCATCCGGGCGCCGCCCTCCGGGGATTTGGCCCAGGAGGGGACCAGCCCCCACTTCAGGGCGCGGAGCTGGCGAACCAGACGCTGGTCATCGGCGTCTTTCACCGGACGCTCCAGTACGGCGTAGACCTCCTTGGTCGGCGCCACGTTGTAATCGGGTTCCAGCGTCTCGGCCGGTTCCCACTTCTCCACCTGGAAGAGTCCGGTCAGGTCCTCGGGCCGCCGACTCGCTGCATACCGTCCGCACATAAGTGCCAGACTGCCACGACCGTCATCCCGACCGGACGCCAATACCCCAAGGAGCCGCCCGCACCATGGACAGCACCGATCTCGGCAACCTGTGGGAGCGCATCGTCGGCACTCAGCCCGCCCCGGAGCAGTGGCTGGTGGTGGTGACCGCGACGGCCGCGCTGATCGCCGTCGTACCGAACTTCATATGGCGGCTCTCCCGCAACACGATCACCATCGCCCACGAGGGTGGTCACGGGCTGGTCGCGCTGCTCACCGGGCGGCAGCTCTCGGGCATCCGGCTGCACTCGGACACCAGCGGGCTGACGGTGAGCCGCGGCAAGCCGACCGGGATCGGCATGGTCCTGACCGCGGCGGCGGGCTACACCGCCCCGCCGCTGCTCGGTCTGGGCGGTGCCTGGCTGCTGGTGAACGGCCGGATCACGCTGCTGCTGTGGCTGGCCACGGCGCTCCTCGCGGTGATGCTGGTGATGATCCGCAATGTGTACGGGGCGCTGACGGTGATCCTCACCGGTTCGCTCTTCCTGCTGATGTCGTGGCTGGCCTCGGCGGCCTGGCAGTCGCTGTTCGCGTACACCGCGGTCTGGTTCCTGCTGCTGGGCGGGGTGCGGCCGGCGTTCGAGCTGCAGTCCAAGCGGCGGCACGGCGGTGCGCCGGACTCGGACGCGGACCAGCTGGCCCGGCTGACGGACGTGCCGGCGGCGCTGTGGCTGTTCCTGTTCCACGCGGTGTCGCTCTGCTCGCTGATCGGCGGCGGGCGCTGGCTGCTCGGCTGGTGACCGACATCCCCTACCACGCTCACATTACGCACCGATTTCGTCGCTTTTGATCAAAATCCCGGTTTGCGATGAGCCACTAAAGTGAGCTCCATGACCGAAAGTTCCGTGCACCCCGCCCTCTGGCCCGCCCCTCACGCGAGCGGAGCCGTCGACGCGACCGTCACCGTGCCCGGATCGAAGTCGGTCACCAACCGTGCGCTGGTGCTGGCCGCGCTCTCGTCGGAGCCCGGCTGGCTGCGCCGCCCGCTGCGCTCCCGCGACACCCTGCTGATGGCCGAGGCGCTGCGCGCGATGGGCGTGGGCATCGAGGAGACGGTGTCCTCCAGCTCGTCCGTCGCCGGCGGCCCGGACGGTTCGGGCGAGGCCTGGCGGATCATCCCGGCCGGTCTGCACGGCCCGGTCACCGTCGACGTCGGCAACGCCGGTACGGTCATGCGCTTCCTGCCCCCGGTGGCCGCCCTGGCGAACGGCCCGGTCCGTTTCGACGGCGACCCCCGCTCCTACGAGCGCCCGCTGAACGGCGTGATCGACGCCCTGCGGGTGCTCGGCGCCCGGATCGACGACGACGGCCGCGGTTCGCTGCCGCTGACCGTGCACGGCGGCGGTGCGCTGGACGGCGGCCCGGTGGCGATCGACGCGTCCTCGTCGTCCCAGTTCGTCTCGGCGCTGCTGCTGTCGGCGCCCCGCTTCAACCAGGGCGTGGAGGTGCGTCACACCGGCGCCCGGCTCCCTTCCATGCCGCACATCCGGATGACCGTCGACATGCTGCGGGCCGTCGGCGCCCAGGTCGACGAGCCGGAGACGGGCGGCGAGCCGAACGTCTGGCGGGTCTCCCCCTCGGCGCTGCTCGGCCGTGATCTGACGGTGGAGCCCGACCTGTCCAACGCCCAGCCGTTCCTGGCCGCGGCACTGGTCACCGGCGGCCGGGTCACCGTCCCGGACTGGCCGCTGCGCACCACGCAGCCCGGTGACGCGCTGCGCGAGATCTTCACCGCGATGGGCGGCAGCTGCGAGCTCACCGAGAACGGGCTCACGTTCACCGGATCGGGCCGCATCCACGGCATCGACGTCGACCTCGGCGAGGTCGGCGAGCTGACCCCGGGCATCGCGGCGGTCGCGGCCCTGGCCGACTCCCCCTCCACCCTCAGCGGCGTCGCCCATCTGCGGCTGCACGAGACGGACCGGCTGGCGGCGCTCACCAAGGAGATCAACGAGCTGGGCGGCGACGTGACGGAGACCGCGGACGGACTCCACATCCGGCCCCGGCCGCTGCACGGCGGTACCTTCCATACGTACGACGACCACCGGATGGCCACCGCGGGGTCGATCATCGGCCTTGCCGTCCCCGGAGTGGAGATCGAGAACGTGGCGACGACCGCCAAGACCCTGCCCGACTTCCCGCAGATGTGGACCGGAATGCTCGGGGCCTGAGACATGCGCCGCTACGGCAAGAACCCCGACGAGGACGACATCCGGGTCCGCCCCAACCGCAAGGGCAACCGGCCTCGTACCCACATCCGGCCCAAGCACGAGGACGCCGAGGAGGGCATGGTCCTCACGGTGGACCGCGGCCGCCTCACCTGTCTCGTCGAGGGCCGCACGGTCATCGCGATGAAGGCCCGTGAGCTGGGCCGCAAGGCCGCGGTGGTGGGCGACACCGTCTCCATCGTCGGCGATCTGTCCGGCGAGAAGGACACCCTCGCCCGGATCGTCCGGATCGGTGAGCGCCGGACGGTGCTGCGCCGGACGGCGGACGACGACGACCCGTTCGAGCGGGTGGTGGTCGCCAACGCCGACCAGCTGGCGATCGTCACCGCACTGGCCGATCCGGAACCGCGTCCGCGCATGATCGACCGCTGTCTGGTCGCCGCGTACGACGGCGGGCTCTCGCCCCTCCTGGTGCTGACCAAGTCCGATCTGGCGTCCCCGGACAAGCTGCTGGAGGCGTACACCCCCCTGGGGGTGCCCTTCATCGTCACCAGCCGAGAGGAACTGGAGAACGGTGACGCGGCGGAGCGGGTCCGCGAGCAGCTGCACGACCGGGTCACCGCCTTCGTCGGCCACTCCGGTGTCGGCAAGACCACGCTGGTCAACGCGCTCGTGCCCAAGGACAGGCGGCGGACGACCGGGATCGTCAACGCGGTCACCGGACGGGGCCGGCACACCACCACGTCGGCGCTGGCCCTGCCGCTGCCGGACTACCGCGGCTGGGTGATCGACACCCCCGGCGTCCGGTCCTTCGGCCTGCACCACATCGATCCCTCACGGGTCATCAACGCCTTCCCGGACCTCCAGCCCGGGACCGAGGAGTGCCCGCGCGGCTGCACCCACGACAGCCAGCAACCGGAATGTGCGCTGGACGCCTGGGTGGCGGCAGGGCACGCCGATCCGGCACGGCTGGACTCGCTGCGCCGGCTGCTGTCCACGCGGGAGCGACGCGAAGGCGACTGATCCGGGTACGTTTGCGATCACTCGTCACCGGTAAGTGCATAATCACGAATCACACCCAGCGGCACGAGGCGGTCACCGATGCGGTCGCCGGTCCGGTCACCGATGTGGGAGGGGCACTGACGATGGCGTGGCTGCTGGTCGTGGTCGCGGGACTTCTGGAGACCGGGTTCGCCGTCTGTCTGAAGCTCTCGCACGGTTTCACCCGGCTCTGGCCGACCATCGCGTTCTGCATCTTCGCGCTCGGCAGCTTCGGGCTGCTGACCATGTCGCTGAAGAAGCTCGACGTCGGGCCCGCCTACGCCGTGTGGACCGGCATCGGCGCGGCGGGCACCGCGATCTACGGCATGGTCTTCCTCGACGACGTGGTCTCCACGCTCAAGCTGGTCTCCATCTCGCTGGTGATCCTCGGTGTGATCGGGCTCCAGCTCTCCGGCTCCTCGCACTGAGTCCGGTCCCGCGGGCTCATGCCGTCACGGCCCGCCGCGGGAAGTGGCACGCGGCCGTGTGCCGCGTCCGGTCCGTGACCGGCACCTCCCTCTCGCACCGTCCGCGCTCCGGCCCGGACAGCTCCGCGTAGACGGGGCAGCGCGAGCGGAAGCGGCAGCCCTCGTGACGCACGCCCGGGCCGGGCGGATCGCCCGCCAGCAGAATCCTGGTGCGCCGGCGCTCGCGCTCCGGGTCGGGCAGCGGCACGGCCGACAGCAGCGCCCGGGTGTACGGGTGCTCCGGGTGCTCGAAGACCTCGTCGGCGGTGCCCGACTCGACCGTGCGGCCGAGGTAGACGACGCTCACCCGGTCCGCGATGTGCCGCACCACCGACAGGTCGTGCGAGACGAAGAGGTAGGCGAGCCCCAGTTCGGCCTTGAGCCGCTGGAGCAGGTTGAGCACCCCGGCCTGCACGGACACGTCGAGCGCGGACACGGGCTCGTCCAGCACCAGCAGTTCGGGTTCGACGGAGAGCGCGCGGGCGATCCCGATCCGCTGGCGCTGACCGCCGGAGAACTCGTGCGGGAAGCGTTCCGCGTGCTCCGGTTCGAGGCCCACCTGGGTGAGCAGCCCGGGAATCCGCCGGGCCACGGTGGCCCGGTCGGCGCCCTGGGCGCGCAGTGGTTCGGCGACGATGTCCCCGACCGGCATCCGCGGGTCGAGGCTGGCCATCGGATCCTGGAAGACGATCTGGACGCGGCCGCGCAGTGCCTTGCGGTCGCGTCGGGTCAGGCCGTCGAGCGAGCGGCCGAACAGCTCGATCCCGCCGCCCTCGGGCCGGGCGAGGTTGAGCAGTTCGAACAGGGTGGTGGACTTCCCCGAGCCGGATTCGCCGACCAGGGCGAGCGTCTCCCCGGCCCGGATGTCGAGGTCGACGCCGTCGACGGCGTGGATGCTGCCGACGCGCCGTTTGAACGCGGTGCCCTTGAGGACGGGGAAGGTCTTGGTGAGCCCGGTGACGCGCAGGACCGGTTCGCCGGGCGGCCGGCCGCGGGCCGGGATCGCGGGCACGGGGAAGACCTCGGCCGGGGAGGGCGCGCGGTCCGCGATCTCGTCGGCGCGCACGCAGGCGGCGAGGTGCCCGTCGCCCGCTCCGCCCCCGGTCAGCGGCGGTTCCGCCGTCGTGCAGCGGTCCTCGGCCAGCGGGCAGCGCGGGGCGAAGGGGCAGCCCCCCGGCAGCCGGCCCGCCGCGGGCGGTGCGCCCGGGATCGGGACGAGCACCTCGGACGGGCCGTCGATCCGGGGCACCGCGCCGATCAGCCCGAGGGTGTACGGCATCCGGGGGCGCCGGAACAGCTCCGTCGCCGGCGCGGTCTCCACGATGCGGCCGGCGTACATCACGGCGACCCGGTCGGCGACGCCCGCGATCACCCCGAGGTCGTGGCTGACCAGCAGAAGCGCGGCGCCGGTCTCGCGCTGGGCGGTGCGCAGGACGTCGAGGACCTGGGCCTGGACGGTGACGTCGAGGGCGGTGGTCGGCTCGTCGGCGACGATCACGTCCGGGTCGTTGGCGATGGCCATGGCGATCATGGCGCGCTGCCGCATGCCGCCGGAGAACTCGTGGGGGAACGCCTGCGCCCGGGTCCGGGGTTCCGGGATGCCGACGAGGTCCAGCAGGTCGACGGCGTCGGCGCGGGCGCGCTCGCGGGAGACGTCGCGGTGCGTGCGGATGGCCTCGGCGATCTGGTCGCCGATCCGGTACACCGGGGTGAAGGCGGAGAGCGGGTCCTGGAAGACCATGCCGATGCGGCTGCCTCGTACGGACGACAGCAGGCGGTCGCCGGCGCCGACGAGCTCGGTCGCGCCGCTGTCCCCGCCGCCGCCCGCGAGCCGGACCGATCCCCGTACGCGCGCGGTGGCCGGCAGCAGGCCCATCACCGCGAGCGCGGTGGCCGACTTGCCCGAGCCCGACTCCCCGACCAGGCCGAGCACTTCGCCCCGGCGCAGGGTGAAGTCCACACCGCGCACGGCGGGTACACCGCCGAAGTCGACGGCGAGGTCCGCCACCTCCAGTACACCGCTGCTCATCGCTCCTTCTCCTCCGCCTTCTTGTCCGTGTTCTTGCTGGTGCGGCCGTGGCCGCCCGTCGGGTCGAGGGCGTCGCGCAGTCCGTCACCGGCCAGGTTCACGGCGAGGACGAAGACGATGAGCAGCCCGGCCGGGAAGAAGAACATCCACGGGTAGGTCACCGCGCCGCCGGTCGTGGAGGCGATCAGGGTGCCGAGCGACACATCGGGCGCCTGTACCCCGAAGCCGAAGTAGGAGAGCGCGGTCTCGCTCATCACGGCTCCGCCCACCGCGATGGTGGCGTCGATGATGAGGAAGGAGGCGACGTTCGGCAGGATGTGGCGCCAGATGACGCGGAACGGGCCGACCCCCATGTACCGGGCGGCCCGGACGAACTCGCGCTCCTTGAGCGAGAGCGTCATGGAGCGCACCACCCGTGCGGTGATCATCCAGCCGAAGACGGCGAGCAGTCCGACGAAGGCGAGCCAGCCGCCGCCGCGCAGCCTGGGCGAGATGATCGCGATGATCAGGAAGGCCGGGAAGACGAGCAGGAGATCGACGCCGAACATCAGGAGCCGGTCCGTCCAGCCGCCGAAGTAGCCCGCGCAGGCGCCGACGAGGGAGGCCAGCACGGTCGAGAACAGCGCCACCAGCAGGCCGATCAGCAGCGATTTCTGCAGTCCGCGGACCGTCTGGGCGAAGACGTCCTGGCCGATCCGGTTGGTCCCCCACCAGTGCCGGCCGTCCGGTCCCTCGCGCAGCGCGGTGTAGTCGATGTGGCTGTAGTCCCAGTGGCTGATCAGCGGTCCGGCGAAGGCGAGCAGGAAGAGCAGCAGCAGGACCGCCCCTCCGGCGAGCGCCCCGCGGTTGTGTACGAACCGGCGCAGCACCACGGCTGCCCGGCCGGCCGGGCGCGGCGGCTCGGCTCCCCCGGCGGCGGCGTCGGCGGCGGTCTCGATGACTGCGGTCATGTCGGTCGTACTCCTCGGGACGTGCGCGGGGGTTCAGGCGTTCCGGATGCGCGGATCGAGCGCGGCATGCAGAACATCCGCGAGGAAGCCGGACAGGAGGACCAGCACGGCGGCGAACACGTTGACGGCGACGACGGAGTTGACGTCGTTCTTGCCGACGGAGGAGACGAACCACTCGCCCATCCCGTGCCAGCCGAAGATCGTCTCGGTGAAGGTGGCGCCGGTGAACAGGGCGAGGAAGCCGTAGCTGAAGTACGTGGACATGGGGATGAGCGCGGTGCGCAGCCCGTGCTTGAACAGGGCGGCGTTGCGGGTGAGTCCCTTGGCCTGGGCGGTCCGCAGATAGTCGGAGCCGAGGACGTCGAGCATGGTGGAGCGCTGGTAGCGGCTGTAGCTCGCGATGGTGCCGAGCGCGATGGACACGGTCGGCAGCAGCAGGTGCACCGACCGGTCCTTGAGCACGGTCCAGAATCCGGAGTCCACTCCCGGGCTCTTCTCGCCGGTGAACTTGATGACGTCGCTGCCGGTGCGCTGGTTGAACCAGATGGCCCCGATCTTCAGCAGAACGGCCAGCAGGAACACGGGCGTCGACAGCAGGACGAAGGAGGCGACGGTGGTCAGCCGGTCGGAGAGCCGGTACTGCCGGACGGCCGTCCAGGCGCCGGCCAGCACGCCGGTCACGGTCCCGAGGACGGTGCCGAGCAGCAGCAGCCGCAGGCTGACCCCGATCCGGCGGCCGAACTCCTCCCCCACCGGAGTCCCGTCGATGGTCTGCCCGGGATTCCCGTGCGCCACCTGCCCCGCCCAGCTCGTGAAGCGGGAGAGCAGCGGCTCGTGGTCGTTGACCCCGAGCGCGGTGAGGTGGTGGTCGACCGACACGGGCGACAGGGGCGGCTGACGCCCCTCGTAGTACGCGCGCGGGTCGAGTGCCAGGGAGGCCAGCAGGTACGAGAGACAGACTGCGGCCAGCAACAGGACTGCGTAGTAGGCGAGTCGCCTGGCCAGGAAAGCGGCCACGGGTGCGGGTCCTTTGCTGGGTCGTCCAGGAGCCGGGCGAGGGATCGCCA harbors:
- a CDS encoding ABC transporter permease — encoded protein: MAAFLARRLAYYAVLLLAAVCLSYLLASLALDPRAYYEGRQPPLSPVSVDHHLTALGVNDHEPLLSRFTSWAGQVAHGNPGQTIDGTPVGEEFGRRIGVSLRLLLLGTVLGTVTGVLAGAWTAVRQYRLSDRLTTVASFVLLSTPVFLLAVLLKIGAIWFNQRTGSDVIKFTGEKSPGVDSGFWTVLKDRSVHLLLPTVSIALGTIASYSRYQRSTMLDVLGSDYLRTAQAKGLTRNAALFKHGLRTALIPMSTYFSYGFLALFTGATFTETIFGWHGMGEWFVSSVGKNDVNSVVAVNVFAAVLVLLSGFLADVLHAALDPRIRNA